One genomic window of Medicago truncatula cultivar Jemalong A17 chromosome 1, MtrunA17r5.0-ANR, whole genome shotgun sequence includes the following:
- the LOC25482814 gene encoding endoglucanase 15, whose amino-acid sequence MSLNNVFIFILLCCFSLIHNVACADYGTALTKSLLFFEGQRSGVLPSNQRVTWRGDSALKDGQDAGIDLVGGYYDAGDNLKLGFPMAFTTTMLSWSTIEFKDQLGKKNELTNALAAIKWGTDYLMKAHQQPNVLYGEIGDPDSDHQCWQRPEDMSTPRNSYKIDEQHPGSDLAAETAAALAAASIAFQSVDNDYASKMLVHATQLFDFANNNQGLYHNSIPPAAKTYSSSGYKDELLWAAAWLYHATNLKKYLDYLGGAGDNGGARTMFSWDDKYLGAQILAAKLVLDGTVESSGIWTQYKANAEQFICSCAQKSTQNFQKTPGGLLWFQPWGNNQYVSTATFAMSTYSQYLSTKQASLQCNSGVVSPSDLTSLVQAQVDYILGSNPKQMSYMVGYGSNYPQQIHHRGASIISIKQDSSPLGCKDGFEKWFNKNAPNPNTLEGAIVSPDQNDDFTDNRNDYQLGEPTTVSVAPLVGVLAYLA is encoded by the exons ATGTCACTAAacaatgttttcattttcattctccTTTGTTGTTTTTCTCTGATTCATAATGTTGCTTGTGCTGATTATGGAACAGCACTTACAAaaagtttgttgttttttgagGGACAACGTTCAGGTGTGTTGCCTTCTAACCAGAGAGTAACTTGGAGAGGAGATTCTGCACTTAAAGATGGCCAAGATGCTGGG ATTGACCTAGTTGGAGGATATTATGATGCTGGAGACAATTTGAAGCTAGGTTTTCCAATGGCATTTACAACAACAATGCTATCATGGAGCACAATAGAGTTTAAAGACCAACTTGGAAAAAAGAATGAGCTTACAAATGCATTAGCAGCCATAAAATGGGGAACAGACTACTTGATGAAAGCACATCAACAACCAAATGTTTTGTATGGAGAAATTGGTGATCCTGATTCAGATCATCAATGTTGGCAAAGACCAGAGGATATGTCAACACCTAGAAATTCTTATAAGATTGATGAACAACATCCTGGCTCTGATCTTGCTGCTGAAACTGCTGCTGCTTTGGCTGCTGCTTCCATTGCTTTTCAATCTGTGGACAATGATTATGCCTCCAAAATGCTAGTTCATGCGACACAA cTGTTTGATTTTGCAAACAATAACCAAGGCTTATACCACAATAGTATCCCACCAGCAGCAAAAACATATTCCAGTAGTGGATATAAG GATGAATTACTATGGGCAGCAGCATGGCTTTACCACGCTACAAACTTGAAAAAATACCTCGATTACCTTGGAGGAGCAGGCGACAATGGAGGTGCTAGAACAATGTTTAGTTGGGATGACAAGTATCTTGGTGCACAGATTCTTGCTGCAAAG CTTGTTTTAGATGGGACAGTGGAGTCTTCAGGTATTTGGACTCAATACAAAGCAAATGCAGAACAATTCATATGTTCATGTGCACAAAAATCAACTCAAAATTTTCAGAAAACACCAGGAGGTTTGTTATGGTTTCAGCCATGGGGTAATAATCAATATGTTTCAACTGCTACATTTGCAATGTCCACTTATTCTCAATATTTATCTACAAAACAAGCTTCCCTTCAATGTAATAGTGGTGTTGTCAGTCCTTCTGATCTCACTTCTCTTGTTCAAGCTCAG GTGGACTACATATTGGGTTCTAATCCAAAACAGATGAGTTACATGGTGGGATATGGATCAAATTATCCACAACAAATTCATCATAGAGGAGCTTCAATTATATCAATCAAGCAAGATAGTTCACCATTAGGATGCAAAGATGGCTTTGAAAAATGGTTCAATAAAAATGCACCAAACCCTAATACATTAGAAGGAGCAATTGTGAGTCCAGATCAAAATGATGATTTTACGGATAATAGAAATGACTACCAATTAGGAGAACCAACTACTGTTTCTGTTGCACCTTTAGTTGGTGTTCTTGCTTATCTAgcttaa